The following coding sequences are from one Arthrobacter crystallopoietes window:
- a CDS encoding Lrp/AsnC family transcriptional regulator — protein sequence MVILQQLDQTDRKILLALDEDPRIPVMLLAQKLGLARGTVHSRLERLAAAGTLRPNSARVLPEAVGRGVTAMVSAELDQSKLNDAIDALRNIPEVLECHAPAGDTDLLLRVVAKSPDDLYRVSEEIRLCPGITRTSTQMFLREVIPYRITGLLHEE from the coding sequence GTGGTCATTTTGCAGCAACTTGATCAGACGGACCGCAAAATCCTCCTCGCGCTCGACGAGGATCCCCGGATTCCCGTCATGCTGCTCGCGCAGAAGCTCGGGCTGGCCCGCGGCACGGTCCACTCCAGACTGGAACGCTTGGCCGCGGCCGGCACGCTGCGACCAAACTCGGCCCGTGTCCTTCCCGAAGCCGTCGGTCGCGGAGTCACGGCCATGGTCAGCGCTGAGCTGGACCAAAGCAAGCTCAACGATGCCATCGATGCCTTACGGAACATTCCGGAGGTACTCGAATGCCACGCGCCGGCCGGGGATACCGACCTACTGCTGCGGGTGGTGGCAAAAAGCCCGGATGACCTGTACCGGGTGAGCGAGGAAATCCGGCTGTGTCCGGGCATCACCAGGACGTCCACGCAGATGTTCCTGCGGGAAGTCATCCCCTACCGCATCACGGGGCTGCTCCACGAAGAGTAA
- a CDS encoding DUF456 domain-containing protein: MEAQIIVTLVCGLLIAVGVAGIIVPVLPGAITIGVSLLIWALVLQNTVGWVVFGLGAVLVVAGMLASAVLTGKRLKGRQIPNRSIVVGVVVGLVGMFVIPVVGLFVGFTVGLLLSEYLRQRELRPALHSSAVALKAMGIGILIELGCAFAAGSIWSIGVILHFFF, translated from the coding sequence ATGGAAGCCCAGATTATCGTCACGCTCGTTTGCGGCCTGCTCATCGCCGTCGGCGTTGCCGGAATTATTGTTCCCGTGCTGCCCGGTGCCATCACCATCGGCGTCAGCCTGCTCATCTGGGCGCTGGTCCTGCAGAATACGGTGGGCTGGGTGGTCTTCGGCCTGGGCGCGGTGCTGGTGGTTGCCGGCATGCTGGCCAGTGCCGTCCTGACCGGCAAACGGCTCAAGGGCCGCCAGATTCCCAACCGCTCCATTGTGGTCGGCGTGGTGGTTGGCCTGGTGGGCATGTTCGTCATCCCCGTGGTGGGACTGTTTGTCGGTTTTACGGTGGGCCTGCTGCTTAGCGAGTACCTGCGCCAGCGGGAACTCCGTCCCGCGCTGCACTCGAGTGCCGTTGCGTTGAAAGCGATGGGAATCGGCATCCTGATCGAGCTGGGCTGCGCCTTCGCGGCCGGCAGCATCTGGAGCATCGGCGTGATCCTGCACTTCTTCTTCTGA
- a CDS encoding DedA family protein, whose amino-acid sequence MDIFLDLPLGWAILALFCVAMMRANATYWIGRGIAAGGRHTRFERQLNGPVMKRAERFMNTFGPFAVTLCFLTVGIQTAVVSSAGIARMRMIRFLPAVVLGSLLWAIVYATVGMAAIAAWAALVLASPVAAVVIVVVLLGVLGFLIWRRNRGKRQNPQPEKLTTAGPAEGASDPTFSAAPPDHTDRSA is encoded by the coding sequence GTGGATATTTTCCTCGACCTTCCGTTGGGCTGGGCGATTCTGGCACTGTTCTGCGTCGCCATGATGCGCGCCAACGCCACCTACTGGATCGGCCGCGGAATTGCCGCAGGCGGCCGCCATACGCGGTTCGAGCGGCAACTGAACGGCCCGGTCATGAAGCGCGCAGAGCGGTTCATGAACACGTTCGGACCCTTCGCGGTCACGCTGTGTTTCCTCACCGTCGGCATCCAGACCGCGGTGGTCAGCAGCGCCGGAATCGCGAGGATGCGCATGATCCGTTTCTTGCCCGCCGTCGTGCTGGGCAGTCTCCTCTGGGCCATCGTCTACGCGACCGTGGGGATGGCAGCGATCGCCGCCTGGGCGGCGCTGGTCCTCGCGTCCCCGGTCGCCGCCGTCGTTATTGTGGTGGTTCTGCTGGGCGTTCTGGGCTTCCTGATCTGGCGCAGGAACCGCGGCAAGCGGCAGAATCCGCAACCGGAAAAACTAACGACGGCGGGGCCCGCCGAGGGCGCGTCCGATCCGACATTCAGTGCGGCGCCACCGGACCACACGGACCGTTCCGCATAG
- a CDS encoding MFS transporter has product MQDPGETGQAFPTAPDIYSEPTRKVGPGWITAVLLTNLGINAVLFASLQVLLAQQSQSFDAANKEAVLALATGFGAAVSLVANPIAGALSDRTTSRLGRRVPWVLGGTILAFAALLMLSGAPNIAVMVIGWCLVQAGCNGAYAAVTATIPDKVPTLQRGQVGGLAAMGQTVGIVFGVVLANLAGGFVLGYIYCAVFLAASIVAFLVKGRDTPLDPALRPPFVWGRFLKSFYISPAKYPDFGWAWLTRFLVNLGNNLFTLYLFFFLQDAVGHTDPAAGVLILTGIYAVMVMITAVVGGPWSDRLGRRKPFVIASAVTIATASLLVAFWPSWPMALVAAAVLGAGFGMFLAVDFALLTQVLPSAADRGKDLGVINVANSLPQVFAPLVAAPVVLYLGGYTALFVLAAVVGLLGAVFVVKIKGVQ; this is encoded by the coding sequence ATCCAGGATCCGGGCGAGACCGGGCAGGCTTTTCCCACGGCCCCGGACATTTACAGCGAACCCACCCGTAAAGTCGGACCGGGCTGGATCACCGCCGTCCTGCTGACCAACCTCGGCATCAACGCGGTCCTCTTCGCCTCGCTGCAGGTGCTGCTGGCCCAGCAGTCGCAAAGTTTCGACGCCGCCAACAAGGAAGCCGTGCTGGCACTCGCCACAGGGTTCGGCGCGGCCGTGTCGCTGGTGGCCAACCCGATCGCCGGGGCGCTCAGCGACCGCACCACCTCGCGGCTGGGCCGCCGCGTCCCGTGGGTTCTGGGCGGGACCATCCTGGCCTTCGCCGCCCTGCTCATGCTCTCCGGGGCGCCGAACATCGCCGTCATGGTAATCGGCTGGTGCCTGGTCCAAGCCGGCTGCAACGGCGCCTACGCCGCGGTGACGGCGACGATTCCGGACAAGGTGCCCACGCTGCAGCGCGGGCAGGTGGGCGGTCTGGCCGCCATGGGCCAGACCGTGGGCATCGTCTTCGGGGTGGTGCTGGCCAACCTGGCCGGCGGCTTTGTCCTCGGCTACATCTACTGCGCGGTGTTCCTGGCCGCGAGCATCGTCGCGTTCCTGGTCAAGGGCCGGGACACGCCGCTGGATCCGGCGCTCCGGCCGCCGTTTGTGTGGGGCCGGTTCCTGAAGAGCTTCTACATCTCCCCGGCCAAGTACCCCGACTTCGGCTGGGCCTGGCTGACGCGGTTCCTGGTCAATCTGGGCAACAACCTTTTCACGCTTTACCTGTTTTTCTTCCTGCAGGACGCCGTAGGCCACACCGATCCGGCCGCCGGCGTGCTGATCCTGACGGGCATCTACGCAGTGATGGTGATGATTACCGCCGTCGTCGGCGGTCCATGGAGCGACCGGCTGGGCCGCCGAAAGCCGTTTGTGATCGCCTCCGCGGTGACCATTGCGACGGCGTCCCTCCTGGTGGCGTTCTGGCCCAGCTGGCCGATGGCGCTCGTAGCGGCGGCGGTGCTCGGCGCAGGTTTCGGCATGTTCCTGGCAGTCGACTTCGCCCTGCTGACCCAGGTGCTGCCCAGCGCGGCGGACCGGGGCAAGGACCTGGGCGTGATCAACGTGGCGAACTCACTGCCGCAGGTTTTTGCTCCGCTGGTGGCGGCCCCGGTGGTGCTGTATCTAGGCGGCTACACCGCGCTGTTTGTGCTCGCCGCGGTGGTGGGGCTGCTCGGGGCGGTGTTCGTGGTGAAGATCAAGGGCGTGCAGTAG
- a CDS encoding SGNH/GDSL hydrolase family protein has translation MAGLFVALGDSFTEGVGDRNAKFPNGVRGWADRVAKQLGKQDPEFRYANLAVRSKRLHQIVADQIEPAVAMKPTLVSFYAGGNDILELRKDMDALLQQYENAVARLASTGAQLLLFTGFDVMLPPVLEPMRRRNWLYNEAVRGIARQYDALLVDHWAFEIYQDPRMWDTDKLHMSPVGHKYMAAQVLSALGVRHTLKLKQLEPLERAGWRELARAERAWLRDWVVPMFGRKLKGVTLGDNLPPRWPEPVQVSVGLKKLAKQSGRAPVG, from the coding sequence GTGGCAGGTCTATTTGTAGCGCTCGGGGACAGTTTCACGGAGGGCGTGGGGGACCGGAACGCCAAGTTCCCCAACGGCGTGCGCGGCTGGGCGGACCGGGTGGCCAAGCAGCTGGGCAAGCAGGACCCGGAGTTCCGCTACGCCAACCTTGCCGTGCGGAGCAAGCGGCTGCACCAGATCGTGGCGGACCAGATCGAGCCCGCCGTGGCGATGAAGCCGACGCTGGTTTCGTTTTATGCCGGCGGCAACGACATTCTGGAACTGCGCAAGGACATGGACGCCCTGCTGCAGCAGTACGAAAACGCCGTGGCGCGGCTGGCCTCCACCGGCGCGCAGCTGCTGCTGTTCACCGGGTTCGACGTGATGCTGCCGCCGGTGCTCGAGCCGATGCGGCGCCGCAACTGGCTGTACAACGAGGCGGTGCGCGGGATTGCCCGCCAGTACGATGCGCTGCTGGTGGACCACTGGGCGTTCGAGATCTACCAGGACCCGCGGATGTGGGACACCGACAAGCTGCATATGTCCCCGGTGGGCCACAAATACATGGCCGCGCAGGTGCTCTCGGCGCTGGGCGTGCGGCACACCCTCAAGCTCAAGCAACTGGAGCCGCTGGAGAGGGCCGGCTGGCGGGAACTGGCGCGGGCGGAACGGGCCTGGCTGCGGGACTGGGTGGTGCCGATGTTCGGGCGCAAGCTTAAGGGCGTCACGCTGGGGGACAACCTGCCGCCGCGCTGGCCGGAGCCGGTGCAGGTTTCGGTGGGGCTGAAGAAGCTGGCTAAACAATCCGGCCGGGCACCGGTCGGCTGA
- a CDS encoding SDR family oxidoreductase, with product MSAESSPVSAAETAITGATGSLGGMVARLLSEARLPARLIVRNEAKAPTLQGTTTAQADFGDKDASRRALEGIKTLFMVSASESEDRLEQHTTFIDAAVEAGVEHIVYTSFFGAGPEATFTLARTHYATEQKLRETGRKHTLLRNNFYADILPHFADENGVIRGPAGDGKAGFVAREDVARAAAAILQQPVAHAGFAYELTGPESINLTEAAAIIADATGRPTSFLNETVEEAYASRSHYGAPDWQLDAWVSTYTAIANGELDKTTNDVELLTGRPPLSLRDLLTQ from the coding sequence ATGAGCGCTGAATCCAGTCCCGTGTCCGCCGCCGAAACCGCCATCACCGGAGCCACCGGTTCGCTGGGCGGCATGGTCGCCCGGCTGCTCTCCGAGGCGAGGCTGCCGGCACGGCTGATCGTGCGCAACGAAGCCAAGGCTCCAACACTTCAAGGAACGACGACGGCGCAGGCCGACTTTGGCGACAAAGACGCCTCGCGCCGTGCTTTGGAAGGCATCAAGACGCTCTTCATGGTCTCCGCGTCCGAGTCCGAGGACCGACTCGAGCAGCACACGACGTTCATCGACGCCGCCGTGGAGGCCGGCGTGGAGCACATCGTCTACACCTCGTTCTTCGGCGCCGGGCCGGAAGCCACCTTCACCTTGGCCCGGACCCACTACGCCACCGAGCAGAAACTGCGGGAAACGGGCCGCAAGCACACGCTGCTGCGGAACAATTTCTACGCCGACATCCTGCCGCACTTCGCCGACGAGAACGGCGTCATCCGCGGCCCGGCCGGCGACGGCAAGGCCGGCTTCGTGGCCCGCGAGGATGTTGCCCGCGCCGCGGCGGCGATCCTGCAGCAGCCCGTGGCACACGCCGGCTTCGCCTACGAGCTGACGGGACCGGAATCGATCAACCTGACCGAAGCGGCAGCCATCATCGCCGACGCAACGGGACGGCCGACGTCGTTCCTCAATGAAACGGTGGAAGAAGCGTACGCCTCCCGGTCGCACTACGGCGCCCCGGACTGGCAGCTGGATGCCTGGGTGAGCACCTACACGGCGATCGCCAACGGCGAGCTGGACAAGACAACCAACGACGTCGAGCTGCTCACCGGCCGTCCGCCGCTCAGCCTCCGGGACCTGCTGACCCAGTAA
- a CDS encoding HpcH/HpaI aldolase/citrate lyase family protein: MPTFRNSRAAALPAKLSRSWLLASAADEANFAPALASEADSVIFDMEDAVPAPGKAEARERVVEALSTGMTAWVRVNGIDTEYWADDLAALSKAPGLRGVMLAMTERPDQVTHTAMRLQAGTPVLALIESAIGIENATDIARAPGTFRLAFGVGDFRKDTGTSDDPMALAYARSRLVVASRVGQLPGPIDGPTVGALGEELQQACKVTASMGMTGKLCLLLEAADTINKSLSPSESEIRWAHELLDAHAAGAVVGDGSYLPRLARAEKISSLADSYGLWNA, translated from the coding sequence ATGCCCACGTTCAGAAACAGCCGCGCCGCAGCACTGCCTGCAAAACTTTCCCGTTCCTGGCTCCTCGCCTCGGCCGCCGATGAAGCCAATTTCGCTCCGGCGCTGGCGTCGGAAGCCGATTCGGTGATCTTCGACATGGAAGACGCGGTGCCTGCCCCGGGCAAGGCCGAAGCGCGCGAACGCGTGGTGGAAGCGCTGTCCACCGGCATGACGGCCTGGGTGCGCGTCAACGGCATCGACACCGAGTACTGGGCCGATGACCTGGCGGCGCTGTCCAAGGCGCCCGGGCTGCGCGGCGTCATGCTCGCGATGACCGAGCGGCCGGACCAGGTCACCCACACCGCCATGCGGCTGCAGGCCGGCACGCCGGTGCTCGCCCTCATCGAGTCGGCCATCGGCATCGAGAACGCCACGGACATTGCGCGCGCTCCGGGCACCTTCCGCCTCGCCTTCGGAGTGGGCGACTTCCGCAAGGACACCGGCACCAGCGACGATCCGATGGCTTTGGCCTATGCGCGCTCCCGGCTGGTCGTCGCCTCCCGCGTGGGCCAGCTGCCCGGCCCGATCGACGGACCCACCGTGGGTGCGCTGGGCGAAGAACTGCAGCAGGCCTGCAAGGTGACGGCGTCCATGGGCATGACCGGGAAGCTGTGCCTGCTGCTGGAAGCCGCGGACACCATCAACAAGTCGCTTTCGCCGAGCGAGTCCGAAATCCGCTGGGCCCACGAACTTCTGGACGCGCATGCCGCCGGGGCCGTGGTGGGCGACGGCTCCTACCTGCCGCGACTGGCCCGCGCCGAAAAGATCTCCTCGCTCGCGGACTCCTACGGACTCTGGAACGCGTAA
- a CDS encoding helix-turn-helix domain-containing protein, translated as MAQLKPRTTDALSDAETKRLSRALADSDDVTVFVNGTTVKLPAQARDAVVDVLQRFAQGDAVMVSSAEDLLNTSQAAEVAGVSLTYMRRLTDAGTIPVEYRGTHRRIRLRDVLAWLETREQKQPQG; from the coding sequence ATGGCGCAGTTGAAACCCCGCACCACCGACGCTTTGTCCGACGCCGAGACCAAGCGGCTGTCCCGGGCCCTGGCGGACAGCGATGATGTGACCGTTTTCGTCAACGGCACCACGGTGAAGCTGCCCGCCCAGGCGCGCGACGCCGTCGTCGATGTTTTGCAGCGCTTTGCCCAGGGCGACGCCGTCATGGTCAGCTCGGCTGAGGATCTGCTCAATACCTCGCAGGCAGCCGAAGTTGCCGGCGTTTCGCTGACCTATATGCGGCGGCTGACCGATGCCGGGACCATCCCGGTGGAATACCGCGGCACGCACCGGCGCATCCGGCTGCGCGACGTGCTCGCCTGGCTCGAAACCCGCGAACAGAAGCAACCGCAAGGCTGA
- a CDS encoding NAD(P)H-dependent oxidoreductase, protein MSIKVLTLVGSLRNGSINRQLAETAATVAPEGTDVRIYDGLENIPFYNEDLDVEGSVPAAAAALREAAQEADAVLLVSPEYNGTTPAVLNNAIDWLSRPFGAGALNGMPAAVIGTSPSPYGAQWAHDDARKALGIAQAKVLEDAKLSIGARFEVFATTHPKDHAESAAEIAGVVSALAGAVELVNA, encoded by the coding sequence ATGAGCATCAAGGTCCTGACCCTCGTCGGCAGCCTTCGCAACGGTTCCATCAACCGCCAGCTGGCCGAAACCGCTGCAACGGTTGCCCCGGAAGGTACCGACGTACGGATCTATGACGGCCTCGAAAACATCCCGTTTTACAACGAGGATCTGGACGTTGAAGGCTCTGTTCCGGCAGCAGCCGCGGCACTGCGCGAAGCGGCCCAGGAGGCCGACGCCGTACTACTGGTCTCCCCCGAATACAACGGCACCACCCCGGCCGTACTGAACAACGCCATCGACTGGCTGTCCCGCCCGTTCGGCGCCGGCGCGCTGAACGGCATGCCGGCCGCCGTCATCGGCACCTCTCCCTCACCCTACGGTGCACAGTGGGCGCACGACGACGCCCGCAAGGCGCTGGGCATCGCCCAGGCCAAGGTGCTCGAGGACGCCAAGCTTTCCATTGGCGCCCGCTTCGAGGTCTTCGCCACGACGCATCCCAAGGACCACGCCGAATCGGCAGCCGAGATCGCCGGCGTCGTCTCCGCCCTGGCCGGCGCGGTGGAACTGGTCAACGCGTAA
- a CDS encoding aldo/keto reductase, translated as MSVELAPIIELRNGAKLPFLGLGTWPMDNEETAEAVEAALKIGYRMIDTAENYGNEQGVGEGLRRSGVDRSDVFLTSKFNKEWHSYDGVEQAFEASARRLGVEYLDLLLIHWPNPAQDRYVDAFAGMTKLLSDGRVRAIGTSNFKPAHLQHLFDSGLVPEVNQIQLDPRHTRQDIVAIHQERGIATQAWSPIGRGGDLLKEPVITELAEKYQKTPAQIVLRWHTLLGHVVIPKSSNPQRLAENFSIFNFVLTGEELHQISALDTGDKEILDADRFGH; from the coding sequence GTGAGCGTAGAACTTGCTCCGATCATTGAGCTGCGGAACGGCGCCAAGCTGCCGTTTCTTGGCCTCGGCACCTGGCCCATGGACAACGAGGAAACGGCCGAGGCCGTCGAGGCTGCCTTGAAAATCGGTTACCGGATGATCGATACCGCCGAGAACTACGGCAATGAACAAGGAGTCGGCGAAGGCCTGCGGCGCAGCGGGGTGGACCGCAGCGATGTCTTCCTGACCAGCAAGTTCAACAAGGAATGGCACAGCTACGACGGTGTTGAGCAGGCCTTCGAAGCCAGCGCCCGCCGGCTGGGCGTCGAGTACCTCGACCTGCTGCTCATCCACTGGCCCAATCCCGCCCAGGACCGGTACGTCGATGCTTTCGCGGGCATGACCAAGCTGCTGTCGGACGGCCGGGTCCGTGCCATCGGCACGTCCAATTTCAAGCCGGCCCATCTGCAGCACCTTTTCGATTCGGGCCTGGTGCCGGAGGTCAACCAGATCCAGCTGGACCCGCGGCACACCCGGCAGGACATCGTCGCCATCCACCAGGAACGCGGCATCGCCACCCAGGCCTGGAGCCCCATCGGCCGCGGCGGCGACCTGCTCAAGGAGCCGGTCATCACGGAGCTGGCCGAAAAGTACCAGAAGACACCGGCCCAGATCGTGCTGCGCTGGCACACACTGCTGGGGCACGTCGTCATCCCCAAGTCGTCGAATCCGCAGCGGCTGGCAGAGAACTTCAGCATCTTCAACTTCGTCCTCACCGGTGAGGAGCTGCACCAGATCAGCGCCCTGGACACCGGCGACAAAGAAATTCTCGACGCCGACAGGTTCGGCCACTAG
- a CDS encoding ABC transporter substrate-binding protein, translating into MKRHFSKVLAGGAIIALALTGCGSGSPSGTGGGAAGESGAASGDLTKVTVGVLSIAPSGAMQYGIEEGIFEKHGLELELQTGQGGAAMLPAVSTGTMNFAVGNPLSVMTAANKGLDMKIVSGYSNSRAEGEDNNAVIVKADSGIEDFADLAGKTTAVNTLKTQGDLTIMESAAMDGADPSKLNFSEMPFPDMEAQLERGNVDAIWVPEPFQSRALSNDAYKLLGYPNQKTLPGLPTMVTFTSGSYAEQNPEIVADFKAAVTETLTAAEADTDGVRAVLPEFMGMPEEVAKNLKMEEFDAEVRTEVLNDMGELMVKYEYVDSAPDVAAMTVQ; encoded by the coding sequence ATGAAAAGGCATTTCTCCAAAGTTCTTGCCGGCGGCGCCATCATCGCCCTTGCCCTGACTGGCTGCGGCTCAGGCTCTCCGTCCGGCACCGGTGGCGGCGCTGCCGGCGAGTCCGGCGCCGCCAGCGGCGACCTCACCAAAGTCACCGTGGGCGTGCTCTCGATCGCCCCGTCGGGTGCGATGCAGTACGGCATCGAGGAGGGCATCTTCGAGAAGCACGGCCTCGAATTGGAACTGCAGACAGGGCAGGGCGGCGCGGCCATGCTTCCGGCCGTTTCCACCGGAACGATGAACTTTGCGGTGGGCAACCCGCTCTCCGTCATGACCGCCGCCAACAAGGGCCTGGACATGAAGATCGTCTCCGGCTACAGCAACTCGCGGGCCGAGGGCGAGGACAACAACGCAGTGATCGTCAAGGCTGACTCTGGCATTGAGGACTTTGCCGATCTGGCTGGTAAGACCACCGCGGTCAATACGCTCAAGACCCAGGGCGACCTGACCATTATGGAATCGGCCGCGATGGACGGTGCGGATCCGTCCAAGCTGAACTTCAGCGAAATGCCGTTCCCGGACATGGAGGCACAGCTGGAGCGCGGCAACGTGGACGCCATCTGGGTGCCGGAGCCGTTCCAGTCGCGGGCGCTGTCCAATGACGCCTACAAGCTGCTGGGCTATCCGAACCAGAAGACGCTGCCGGGCCTGCCGACCATGGTGACCTTCACGAGCGGCAGCTATGCCGAGCAGAACCCGGAGATCGTGGCTGACTTCAAGGCGGCGGTGACCGAAACCTTGACCGCCGCAGAGGCCGACACCGACGGCGTCCGCGCGGTCCTGCCGGAGTTCATGGGCATGCCGGAGGAGGTCGCCAAGAACCTGAAGATGGAAGAGTTCGACGCGGAGGTCCGCACCGAAGTGCTCAACGACATGGGCGAGCTGATGGTCAAGTACGAGTACGTGGACAGCGCGCCCGACGTGGCTGCCATGACCGTGCAATAA
- a CDS encoding MaoC family dehydratase has translation MSNLVVTFEELSGLVGKDLGYTDYLEITQDQINTFADATNDHQWIHTDPEKAKDGPFGAPIAHGFLSLSLIIPLWSELFDVEGVKTKVNYGLDRVRFTNPVKVGAKVRLHSVIAEVTEVKGGVQIKTSNTIEIEGEERPAVVAEFLARFYA, from the coding sequence ATGAGCAACCTCGTTGTCACTTTCGAAGAACTGTCCGGGCTGGTCGGCAAGGACCTCGGCTACACCGATTACCTGGAGATCACCCAGGACCAGATCAACACCTTCGCCGACGCCACCAACGACCACCAGTGGATCCACACCGACCCGGAGAAGGCCAAGGACGGTCCCTTCGGAGCCCCCATTGCACACGGCTTCCTCAGCCTGTCGCTCATCATCCCGCTGTGGAGCGAACTGTTCGACGTCGAAGGCGTCAAGACCAAGGTCAACTACGGTCTGGACCGCGTCCGCTTCACCAATCCGGTCAAGGTCGGCGCCAAGGTCCGCCTGCACTCGGTCATCGCCGAAGTTACCGAGGTCAAGGGCGGCGTGCAGATCAAGACCAGCAACACCATCGAGATTGAAGGCGAAGAGCGCCCCGCCGTCGTCGCGGAATTCCTCGCCCGTTTCTACGCCTAA
- a CDS encoding acyl-CoA dehydrogenase family protein, giving the protein MSVAADVRTGAAAGRFYPSDQYGFSSLLTENELAVLGRLRKVLDEQVQPLLADYWEAGEFPYQIAQPLFDLNLMEPSPAGGAAASGLYVGFRNFELARTDASVATFYNAQSGLFRTAVNLGGSAEQAAELDPKIRSFEYKGVFALTEPDHGSDIAGGLETSARRDGDTWSINGAKRWIGGAASADVLAVFARDEADQQVKAFLVPTDAPGVTISKIHRKTSLRLMQNADIDFRDVTVPESARLQNVNSFADVAAMLRNMRSDVAWIAAGLQAGAYEAAVRYVKQRQQFGKSLGSFQLVQEKLATMLGNVTASLGMVVRLTQQQEEGIYADENSALAKMFCCARMRETVALAREVVGGNGITLDTDVARFHADAEAVYSYEGTHEINALIVGRAITGKGAFR; this is encoded by the coding sequence ATGAGCGTGGCCGCAGACGTACGGACCGGAGCCGCGGCGGGTCGCTTCTACCCGTCGGACCAGTACGGCTTCTCGTCCCTGCTTACCGAGAACGAACTCGCCGTGCTGGGCCGGCTGCGCAAGGTGCTGGACGAGCAGGTCCAACCGCTGCTTGCCGACTACTGGGAGGCCGGAGAGTTTCCCTACCAGATTGCGCAGCCGCTGTTCGATCTGAACCTGATGGAACCCTCGCCCGCTGGCGGCGCTGCCGCCAGCGGGCTGTATGTGGGCTTCCGGAACTTTGAACTGGCCCGCACTGATGCCTCCGTGGCGACGTTCTACAACGCCCAGTCCGGCCTGTTCCGCACCGCCGTCAACCTTGGCGGCAGCGCCGAGCAGGCGGCGGAACTGGACCCGAAGATCCGCTCCTTTGAGTACAAGGGCGTTTTCGCGCTGACCGAGCCGGACCACGGCTCGGACATCGCCGGCGGACTGGAAACCAGTGCACGGCGGGACGGGGACACCTGGAGCATCAACGGCGCGAAACGCTGGATCGGGGGAGCGGCCTCCGCCGACGTGCTGGCGGTTTTCGCCCGGGACGAGGCGGACCAGCAGGTCAAGGCTTTTCTTGTTCCGACCGACGCGCCGGGCGTGACCATCTCCAAGATCCACCGGAAAACCTCACTGCGCCTGATGCAGAACGCCGATATCGACTTCCGCGACGTGACCGTGCCGGAATCCGCGCGGCTGCAGAACGTCAACTCCTTTGCCGACGTCGCCGCCATGCTGCGGAACATGCGCTCGGACGTGGCGTGGATTGCTGCGGGCCTGCAGGCCGGCGCCTACGAAGCGGCGGTCCGGTACGTGAAGCAGCGTCAGCAGTTCGGCAAGAGCCTCGGCAGCTTCCAACTGGTGCAGGAGAAGCTGGCCACCATGCTGGGCAACGTGACCGCTTCCCTCGGAATGGTGGTGCGGCTGACCCAGCAGCAGGAAGAGGGCATCTACGCGGATGAGAACTCCGCGCTGGCCAAGATGTTCTGCTGCGCCCGGATGCGCGAAACCGTCGCCCTGGCCCGCGAAGTGGTCGGCGGCAACGGGATCACGCTGGATACCGACGTCGCACGTTTCCACGCCGACGCCGAGGCCGTCTATTCCTACGAAGGCACGCATGAGATCAATGCGCTGATCGTCGGGCGGGCCATCACGGGCAAGGGCGCCTTCCGCTAG